The proteins below are encoded in one region of Pacificitalea manganoxidans:
- a CDS encoding capsule biosynthesis protein, which produces MSTTPILPDDGTVPDRRRFLFLQGPHGPFFDRLGRMLRAAGAEVWRVGFNRGDEVFWRDRRSYIPYDGPTADWPETFRTLIADRQITDLVLYGDVRAIHADAIRVARAAGLVVHVFEEGYLRPYWVTYERDGSNGNSRLMRLDLDEMRQALAQCDTEMPDSPSLWGDMRHHVFYGALYHAQVMFRNARYRNFQPHRDLPVTREFQLYLKRLLLMPWLALDRMTATTRIRRGGFPYHLALLQLEHDSSFQQHSPFDTMAEFLELVIEGFAAGAPAHHHLVFKAHPLEDGRVPQRQVIRRLARQHGVAGRVHYVRGGKLARLLNDARSAVTVNSTAGQQVLWRGLPLRVFGDAVYAKPHFVSQQPLPEFFAAPMRPDSRAYRDFRSYLLETSQVAGGFYSARGRRQLLRQVVDMMLAPDDPYEALAQGRPTPRHMLKVVT; this is translated from the coding sequence ATGTCCACCACCCCCATCCTGCCCGATGACGGCACCGTCCCCGACCGCCGCCGTTTCCTGTTCTTGCAGGGACCGCATGGCCCCTTCTTTGACCGGCTGGGGCGGATGCTGCGGGCCGCAGGGGCCGAGGTGTGGCGGGTCGGTTTCAATCGCGGTGATGAGGTGTTCTGGCGCGATCGGCGCAGCTACATCCCCTATGACGGTCCGACCGCCGACTGGCCCGAGACGTTCCGCACCCTGATCGCCGACCGGCAGATCACCGATCTGGTGCTCTACGGCGATGTGCGTGCCATCCACGCCGATGCGATCCGTGTCGCCCGTGCCGCCGGGCTGGTGGTGCATGTCTTCGAGGAAGGCTACCTGCGCCCCTACTGGGTCACCTATGAGCGCGATGGCTCCAACGGCAATTCCCGGCTGATGCGGCTCGATCTGGACGAGATGCGGCAGGCGCTGGCGCAATGCGACACCGAAATGCCCGACAGCCCGTCGCTCTGGGGCGATATGCGCCACCATGTGTTCTACGGCGCGCTTTACCACGCGCAGGTCATGTTCCGAAACGCGCGCTACCGCAATTTCCAGCCCCATCGCGATCTGCCGGTGACGCGGGAATTCCAACTCTATCTGAAACGGTTGCTGCTGATGCCGTGGCTGGCGCTGGACCGGATGACCGCGACCACGCGCATCCGGCGCGGCGGCTTTCCCTATCATCTGGCGCTGTTGCAGCTGGAACATGACAGCAGCTTTCAGCAGCACAGCCCATTCGACACGATGGCGGAGTTCTTGGAACTTGTCATCGAAGGCTTTGCCGCCGGTGCGCCCGCGCATCATCATCTGGTGTTTAAGGCTCACCCGCTGGAAGATGGCCGCGTCCCCCAGCGGCAGGTGATCCGCCGGTTGGCGCGTCAGCATGGTGTGGCGGGGCGGGTGCATTATGTGCGCGGCGGGAAACTCGCGCGGCTGCTCAACGATGCGCGCAGCGCCGTCACCGTCAACTCCACTGCCGGGCAACAGGTGCTGTGGCGCGGCTTGCCGCTGCGGGTGTTTGGCGACGCGGTCTATGCCAAGCCGCATTTCGTCTCCCAGCAGCCACTGCCGGAGTTCTTCGCTGCGCCGATGCGCCCCGACAGCCGCGCCTATCGCGATTTCCGCTCCTATCTGCTGGAAACTTCACAGGTGGCGGGCGGATTTTATTCCGCGCGCGGGCGGCGGCAATTGCTGCGGCAGGTGGTGGACATGATGCTGGCCCCTGACGACCCCTACGAGGCCTTGGCGCAGGGCCGTCCCACGCCACGCCATATGCTAAAGGTCGTGACCTGA
- a CDS encoding riboflavin synthase: protein MFTGIVTDIGQVRHATRQGDIRARIGTGYDTGGIDIGASIACDGVCLTVVELGPDWFDVEISAETVSKTNIGADGWPEGRRLNLERALRVGDELGGHIVSGHVDGVAELIDMRDEGDSTRLTFRAPEALARFIAPKGSVALNGTSLTVNEVSGREFGVNIIPHTKVATTWGDARVGDAINLEIDTLARYVARLAEAGQVGA from the coding sequence ATGTTCACAGGCATCGTCACCGACATCGGACAGGTCCGCCATGCGACGCGGCAGGGCGACATTCGCGCGCGGATCGGCACCGGCTATGACACCGGCGGCATAGATATCGGCGCGTCCATCGCCTGTGACGGGGTGTGCCTGACGGTCGTGGAACTGGGACCGGACTGGTTCGACGTGGAGATCAGCGCAGAGACGGTGTCAAAGACCAATATCGGCGCCGATGGCTGGCCCGAAGGGCGGCGGCTGAACCTTGAACGCGCACTGCGCGTCGGCGACGAACTGGGCGGGCATATCGTGTCAGGCCATGTCGACGGGGTGGCGGAGCTGATCGATATGCGCGACGAGGGCGACAGCACGCGATTGACCTTCCGCGCGCCGGAGGCTCTGGCCCGGTTCATCGCACCCAAGGGGTCCGTCGCGCTGAACGGCACGTCGCTGACGGTGAACGAGGTGTCGGGCCGGGAGTTCGGCGTGAACATCATCCCGCATACCAAGGTCGCGACGACATGGGGCGACGCGCGGGTGGGCGACGCCATCAATCTGGAAATCGACACGCTGGCCCGCTATGTCGCGCGGCTGGCCGAGGCGGGGCAGGTCGGCGCATGA